The nucleotide window TCCTCGACGAAGGCTATGTCATCATCGTCATTCACGTTGTTCACCACGACCCCAAGCCCTGAGATTGCCAGATCCTGCGCAAGGGAAATGATCTTTCTTGCGGTCTCCATGCTTCCTGCATAGGGTTGTACTACTACAAGGAGGTGATCCACGGTTGCGATGGTCCCCCGACCAAAAGGTTCGACCCCTGCCTCCATGTCCACGAGGATATCCTCCTCCGGGGAGAGGAGGAGGAGGTTCAGGAGGGCCTTCAGGACCGCGTTATCCGCACAGGCACACCCGGCCCCGCCCTCACGCACTGCCCCAAGCACCATCAGCCTGATATTGCCTGACTCGAGCATGAACCGGGCGGGGAGGTCGTCCACTCTGGGGTTGATCCGATAGAACGGCCCGTCCCGCTCCGAGCGTTCGAGAAGGAGTTCCCGCATCTCGGCGATGGGCCGGACGGACTCCGCTCCTGGGAAGCCGAGAACGCGCGCAAGGTGGGGGCTCGGGTCCGAGTCGATGGCAAGGACCCTGCGGCCATGGGTCGCCAGAGAGCCGGCCAGGTAGGCGCTTATGGTCGTCTTTCCCACCCCGCCCTTGCCACTGATGGCGATTTTCATAAGTGTCTCCGCAAAGGCTCCCGAAAAGAGGATTGGCAGCGCGATTCATCCCCCATGTGCCGAGGCGTCAGTATCGTTTCGGGATCCAGTCTTACCTGGGGCCGTGAGCCCAGACAAAAAATGGGGTATTTTGAAAAAAATTCCACATTGAACGGAATATCTATCATGGCATTTTTACGGGACAGTTTCAAGGAATCGGGGGCCTCTATTGACAAGGCCGTCGCGCCGGGACTCACCCTGGCGCGGGTTCGAAACCTCTTGGAGCGGTTCGACCCGCCCCTTGTCGAGGAAGTCAGGAGGATTGACTCCGGGCGCCTCGGGATACCCGTCTATGCGTGTCGCTACACCCCCTTTGCCCGGAGCATCACAGGGGCCCACAAACAGATGGGAAAGGGGGAGACCCCGGAACAGGCAGAGGCGAGCGCCGTCATGGAGCTCGTCGAACGGTTCAGTGTCTTCAGTTTTGCGGCCCGTCCTCACGACATCCGAACACTCGAGGACCTGGGAGAGGCAGCCATCCCCATCGAAGAGATCCTGTCATCGCTGCCTCTCGGCGCATTCGGGCACAAAGCAGTTTCCCGCCTGAGTTCGATCCTCTCCCGGATCCCCCTTCCTTGGGTCTCCGCATACGCTCCTATCCAGGGGAAGAAGGTCTTTCTCCCCTGGTCCTGGTTCTGGACCATCAATGAATACAATGGATCCGCCGCAGGGAACACCCTTGAAGAGGCCACTGTCCAGGCCTTATGTGAGGTCGTTGAAAGACATGTCTCCTCACTTATCGCCCTAAACGGTATCAAGACCCCTGCAATCGACCCTGCAAGCATCGAAAATCCTGCCTCCCGCTCCCTTCTCCAACGGTACCGTTCAGCAGGGGTCCATGTGGTACTCAAGGATTTCAGTCTCTGTATGGGGATCCCCACGGTCGGGGCAATCGCATGGGACCCCGCGACCTTTCCCGCCAGGAGCGAGATCGTCTCCACCGCCGGTACGGCGCCGCACCCTGAACGGGCAGCGATTAGGGCACTGACCGAGGTCGCCCAGCTCGCCGGCGACTTCGACACGGACGGACAATATCTGGAATGCGGCCTTCCGAAACACCGGACCCTCGAGGAGGCCGCGCTCCTCACAGAGGCCACGGTGACCGTACCTATTCAGGAACTGCCCTCTATCGACTCCACGAATTTCCTTGTGGAGATCGAGAGAGCCGCCTCGGCCCTTGCATTACAGGGGCTATCCACCTATGTGGTGGACATAACCCATCCTGGCCTCGGGATCCCATGCGCATACGTGGTCATCCCGGGAAACCGGTTCCGCGAACGCACGCAGGAGGTGGACTGCATCTCCCATGCAGCACGCCTCGCCTGCTCATGTCCGAATCCAGATACAGCATCCTCTCTACTCAAGGAACTCTACGACACATTTCCGGGCCGTTCGGACATCCCCTACTACATGGGCCTCCTCCATGAAAACTCCGGGGATCCCCTCTCTGCCCTTACGTGGCACCGCCTGGCCGCCTCCCTCGCCGAACTTCCAAGGGAAAAGGCCCGCATTTTCTGCCACATCGGAAACTGCCTCCAGGCCTCCGGGGATTTCACCGAGGCGGAACGTGCACTTTTGATGTCCATAGAACTCGATCCCGGACTCAAGGAGGCGCACAACCTCCTCGGATACTGCCGCTATAGGACAGGGCGACACTATGAGGCTATCGAGGCCTTTGAAAAGGCCATTTCCCTCGACCCGGGCTCAGCCATCGACTATGCGAACATAGCAAGCAATCTCCGAGCCCTCGGGCTGAACGGACCGGCTATCCACTGGTACAAGATGGCCCTCGAACTGGATCCTGACATCTCATGGGCGCAGGAACACCTGGCCGGTCTTCTCAAAAAAAATGAATTGTGATTCATTTTTTCAGTCCAGTTCCCTTTCTACGAATCCATGGGGCGATGGAACAAAGGGATAGCCGGCTGTGAAAATCTACTCAAAGAAAACTTGACAAAGATAGAGGGCTATTGTAATGAACGTAAAATCAAAATTTTCTTCCTTTTTTTGAAAAATCCTTCAGGAGGGAACCATGGCGACAGTTGAGTTCAAGGGAAAAACATTTGAAGTTGATGAAGACGGATTCCTTACAAGGGGCATGGAACAATGGTGTCCTGAGTGGGTTGATTACGTGAAGCAGTTGGAGGGCATTACCGAACTGAACGACGATCACTGGAAGGTCATCAACGTCCTCCAGGACTACTTCAAGAAAAACGGAATTGCACCGATGGTCAGGATCCTTTCCAAAACCACCGGCTATCCTCTAAAGAAGATCTACGAGCTCTTCCCGTCCGGACCTGGAAAAGGAGCCTGTAAAATGGCCGGCCTTCCCAAACCCACCGGCTGCGTGTAATCCGTCCATAGTCGATACAGTTACAAATTTATGTGCAAAGCCCTTGCTCCTTGCGAGTAAGGGCTTTTTTGATGTAAAAACCCTTGATATATGATGTCCCTCAAAAGGCCCGAGATACCAAGCACACAAGTCCTTTTTCCCATAGTCGTTTGTGCGGTGATCATACTCTCGTGCGGCATTCGTCTCCAAAATGCCTGCGCCGATCTCCAAATCTCGGGAAGGCTCCCAGATCCGGCCCTTCAGGTGGACGTGCTGGATCTGGATGGGGATGGGCGTGAGGAAATCGTGACCCTCGTGCCCTCGGGGCTGTCCGTATCGCCCTATCGGAGTCCTGGCACAGGGGACTTTTTCCACATTTACCCCCCGGGTCGTCCCTTGTCCTTTTCTGCATCGGCCCGAAACGGATGGATGGTGCTCAACTCCATGATCGACGGGGTGGGTCTGAATTCCTCCCTCTTGCGATTCGAAGGGGGGAGAATCACCCTGATTCAGGAGGGAATCAATCTTTGGCTCGCCTTCAGGAAAACATGTCTTGGAAGCAAACCCTGTCTTATCGGCCAGAATTTTGCGCCCGAGATACTTTTTGGGGACCGTATCTACCAGATGACGGCGGAGACTGGGGGCATCAGCTACCAAGGGGCCCCGGAGATGAGACTCCCATCCGGCGCTTCGATCCTGAAAACGGCCTGGATTGACCTGGATGGGGACGGTGTACTTGAACTTTTCACGCTGACTCCCGGACACACCGTCCATATCGTGGCGGAAGGATCCCCTCCATGGGTATATCAACTCCCATCGGGGGGAAGCACCTCTGCGGATCAGGCATTTTTGCCGATCGCACCGTGGAAGGATGGGATTATATTCGCCGATCCCGACGCACCAGACACACTGTGGACATGCCGACGTGTCAACGGGACCTACCGGATCGAACACATCGAAAAAGGTTTTGACGGCAGGGTCAGCGGGCTCTTTTCCTCGAATGGCACGGTTTTCGTCTCGATCACCCGCATGAACCAAAAGGATGAGTCAGGGGAGACCCTGCTCTATTCCTTAGGAAATCTTCGATAAAATCCTCCTCCATTCGGGCTATCATTTCCCGATAGCGTTCGGTGGAGATCCGCGCCCCTTTCAGGCCTCCGCGAAGATTCACCTCGGAGAGGTATGTGGTCCCGTCCGGAAGCACCATGAGATCGATGTGGGCGTACGGAAACGCGCCCCTCGCGAGAACGGCCCGGCAGAGATCTATCTGGCCTGAAGTGAGGTGGTATTCTCCGCTCTCTCCCCCGAAATAGAGATTGTTGCGAAAGGAGTGGGGGTTTTTCCTCCAATAGGCCTCGAGATAGTCTCCGAGCATGACGACACGGATGTCAAGAACGGATTCGACAAGGGGCTGGACCACAAAGGGATAGGCAAGGGAACCGAAACAGGCCTGGTTGTGTACCTCCTCGATCCCCTCCCACACGTGTACGCCAAGGCCGCAGTTGGAGCGATTCTGCTTGGTGACCACACGGGTGATGCCTGCCTTGCCGTAGGCCGGTATCCAGGTTATGAGATCGTGACGGTCCCGGGCGACAAATGTATGAGGTACCATCCATTCCCCAAGGACCGAGGCCTGGAGACATTTGGAGCGCGCAAGACACTGGGCAAGGGCAGATGGGAAAAGGGTGACTCCGCGCTCGACGAGATCGAGGAAGAGGAGTTCTTCGGTCGGCTTTATGTTGAGAAGACCCACGACCGCATGCTCCGGCCCCAGCGAGGAAAACCTGTCCCTCAGGGTCTTACAATCCCGGATGATGCATGAAGAGGAAGGTAGGCTCATGGCCTATCGGCCGAAATAACCGGTGAGGGTAGCAGAGGCGAGGACGTGTCCCTGGATGGCCTCATGAAAATCCTTCGCCGAGGGCCTGGGACCTATATCGATCTGCGCCACTGACAGGGCGTACAGGGTGAACACATAGGGATGATCGCCGGTGCCTGTGGGCGGCTGGGGGCCGCCGTAACCGCGGTTGCCGAATGAATTGATGAGTTCTCGGGCGCCATTTGGCATAGACCTCCCCGATGCCCCCTCAGGAAGCTCCCGAATATGAGGCGGTATATCGACCACGAGCCAGTGAACCCAGTTGCGGGCAACAGGATGCGGGTCCACGACCAAAAGGGCCAGGGACTTAGTTCCGTCCGGAAGACCCGACCATGTGAGAGCAGGAGAGACGTTTTTTCCCCCTACGGCCGGCATCGTGTAGACACTCGGGATTCGGGCTTTGTCCGCAAAGGATGGAGATAGGAGTTTCATCGCGGCCTCCATCGCAAAAACCGTGCTGTACGGCACGCAAAAAACAATAAAAAACGGGAAGAACCACCTCGACATGAAAACCATGTTTTTGCACCACATAACCGTACACCTAGCATGTGGAAATTAAATTTAATTATATCCAATTTCCCTTGAAAACTCCATGAGGTCGTGGAACTATGGGATGATTTTTGAATAATAGTGAAAAAATCCTCACCCATCCTGACAGAAAAGGAGAGACATTGTGTTCTATCGTCCATCCCGCACCTCCCCTGATGAAAAAAAAGGCATCCTTTCGCGTTTCTGGGCACAGGACCCCTCCCTATGGTCCTCCGACCCTGCAGAGCAGGAAAGGATCCGGAATCGTCTCGGATGGATATCCAACATGGCCGCCATGCGAGATGCCCTTTCCGAAATCGAGGATTTTTCTCGTGAGGTGATGGATTCTGGATTTCACCGCGTGGTCCTTTTGGGCATGGGGGGGTCGAGCCTCTGCCCCCTGATCCTTGAAAGGACTTTCCCCCGCAAGGATGCCTTCCCCAGGCTCGTCGTCCTCGACACCACGGATCCCGATCAGATCGAGGCCGTCCAAAAGGACGGAGACCTGGCGACCACGCTGTTCATCTTTGCAAGCAAATCCGGCACTACCATTGAACCGAACGCCCAGTTCCACCATTTCTGGTCCATGATCGAGGGAAAGGTCCCCCAGCCGGGCCAGAACTTCATCGCCATAACCGACCCGGGGACACCCCTCGAGACCCTTGCACGGGAAAAGGGATTTCGAAAGGTCTTTCTCAACCAGCCGGACATAGGCGGGCGCTATTCCGCCCTTTCCTTTTTCGGCCTGGTCCCGGCCGCGCTCCTCGGGATCGACCCGGGACGCATACTCGACAGGGCATCGGATATGCAAAAAAGATGCTCCAGCGATGTCACCTGGGAATGCAATCCCGGTTGCATGCTCGCAGAGTTCCTTGCGGAAAATGCCCTCCAGAACCGCGACAAGCTCTCCATCCTCGCGGATCCCGCCCTCTCTTCCTTCGGACTCTGGCTCGAACAGCTCCTTGCTGAAAGCTCAGGGAAAGAGACCAGGGGGATCGTCCCGATCGTGGGCGAAACCACTGGGATTCCAGGCTTTTACGGCGGTGAACGCATGTTCGTCTATCTCAAACTGAAAGGAACCCCGGAGGAGGATTCCCTCCAGGGCTTTGTGGATGAGCTCAAAAAGGCCGAATTCCCTGTGTATGTGATTGAACTCGAGGATCTCATCGATCTCGGCGGACAATTCTTCCTGTGGGAGATGGCAACAGCGCTTGCATGCCATTTTCTTGCAGTCAACGCCTTTGACGAACCGGATGTCCGCCACGCAAAGGCAAAAACATCCCAAGTCCTCGAGCAATACGCCCGCGAAGGCAAGATGCCTGTTGAGTTCTGGGTGGACCCCCTGAGCGGCATAAACTTCCGGACGTCTGCCATGGTGGCGGCTTCCATGAAGAGCCTCTCCCGGTCCATACGTGATATGGTTCACGTCCTGCCCTCATGGGGATATTTCGCCTTCCTTCCCTACCTACCTGAGGAGCCAGGAGTGAAAGAGGCCATCAGTGAGATGCGGCACCTACTCCGCCAGGAAAGGGGCTGCGCAACCACGCTCGGATTCGGTCCCCGGTACCTCCACTCGACCGGTCAGCTTCACAAGGGCGGCCCCCTGAGCTCTGCCTTTCTCATCTTCACGAGAAAGAGAGCAAGGGACTATCCTCTTATTCCAGGCATGGGGATCTCCTTCTGGCATCTCCAGTTCGCACAGGCAGCAGGAGATTTCGAGGCCCTCTCTCATATGCAAAAAAGGGTCATCCATGTCCATTTCGGAGAGGATTATCTCCTCGGGCTCCAAAGCTTCGCCAAGGTCTTCTCCCGTGCGATCCGGTTATGACATAAGCCCCCATGGACATCGGGAAGCGGTTCTTCAAGATCCTTTTCCTGATCTTGGCCCTCTGGGTCATGGGAGTAGTAGGCTATATAGCCCTCGAGGGATGGGGACTGGTGGACGCCATCTTCATGACGGCCATCTCCCTCACCACAACTGGATACGGCGAGATCCATCCCCTGACCCCTGCGGGCAAGATCTTTACGATCTTTCTCCTCCTTTTCGGGGTGGGCCTTTTTGTGTATGCCATCGGTACACTTTCGGAAGCGGTCGTTGAAGGTCACATCGAGGGGTATTTCAAGAAACGAAAGATGACGAAGACGATTGCAGCCCTTCGAAACCATTTCATCGTCTGCGGTTATGGAAGGATCGGCCGGGTCATTGTGGAAACCATAACAAGCGGGGGCGTCCCCGTCGTTGTTATCGAAAAGGACCCCGTCATTGTCAAGGAACTCGAAAAGACCGGCATCCTCTATGTGGAGGGGGACGCCACCCAGGAAGACATCCTTCGAGAGGCGGGAATCGAACGGTCCCGCGGGATAGTCTGTGTGCTCCATTCAGACGCCGATAACGTCTACGCGACCCTTACTGCCCGCTCGCTCAACCCAGGGGGCCTCATCGTGGCCCGAGCAAGCGATGAAAAGTCAGAACGCAGGATCATGCAGGCAGGGGCAGACCAGGTGATCTCGCCCTATCAGATCGGGGCGCGCCGCATGGCGCTTGCCATCCTCAAGCCGACCGTCACCGCATTCCTCGATCTCGCCGTCCAATCCACTGCGCTCGATCTGGCCATCGAACAGATCGACATCTCCCCAGGCTCACCCCTGTCCGGGAAGAGCATCAAGGATGCAGACCTGCGGCAGAAGACAGGCGTGACCATCCTCGCGGTCCAACCACCTGCAAGACAGATGATCGCAAGCCCAAGCCCGGATTACGTCATAGGTGAAGGGGATGTCATCATTGCCCTGGGAAACGCCGAAGGGCTTGCGGCGCTCCGAAATCTCTCCTCAGGTTAAACGGCGCCTGAATCTTCAGAAAATCCAGACCTTCGGCAGCGAAGGACCCCGTTTTCCGTAATGACCATGTCCATTGCGACGTCATGGGGAGCAACGGGCAGATAATCCACTATTTGAATCCCGTAAGCAAGACCGATCCTGAGGGCATGGTCGGCCTCGAGGCCAAGGAAACGGTCGTAATATCCCCCACCGTAACCAAACCGCCCACAGGACCGATCGAACACGCTTCCGGGAACCACGACGAGATCGATCTTCTGGGGGGAAATGGGCACGCACTTATTGGGATTCGGCTCCAGGATTCCGTAGGCCCCTTTTACAAGCTCTCCATCCCAGTCTGTCACAAGATAAGGGATTATGCGGCGTGATGGCACATCCGTCACCGGCAAGGCGACGGGCAAGCCACTGGCAAGCCGTTCTCTGACCAGATCGTGTGTGCAGACCTCGCTTCTGAACGAAAGATACAGAAGTGGAAGACGGCTCCGGGCGTATTCCTCTTGGGCCTTGAGAAGCAGAAAAATCCTCTTGCTCAGAACTCGCCTTTCCCCAGGGGAAAGCCCGTCCCGAAGGGCGAGCATTCGAGACCTGATGGAATTGGGATCGTCTGGGAAAAGAGGCTCACCGATCAGGATGCACAACCCTTAGACACGACGACTCTGAACAGCCCGAAACCATCCAGACAGGCTTGCAGGAGTTGTCCCGCAGCAAGAAAAGCCTCCCACCAGGTTCGAGGACCCGAATGCTGCGCGAAACAAGGTTAATACCCCCGTCAAGGTCATAAAACTTGGATCCGACGACCTCCACAACCGTGCCGCCGCGCAGATGCAATCCCATTCGGTCCACGAACCACCGTGGACCTGTCAGGACACGATAGAGACATGCATCCGTCTGGACTAGAACGGCGTGGAGCCCATGAAACGGCGATTGGTGGGGGCCAACAACAGTGCCCCTGATAGTTATCTCGGTATTTTCGTCGTATCCGATCTCTTGGGCATAAAGATGAGACGTCACTGGAAGTACAACGAGACAAAAAAAGGCAATCAGGAAGGCATCGACA belongs to Deltaproteobacteria bacterium and includes:
- a CDS encoding AAA family ATPase, which gives rise to MKIAISGKGGVGKTTISAYLAGSLATHGRRVLAIDSDPSPHLARVLGFPGAESVRPIAEMRELLLERSERDGPFYRINPRVDDLPARFMLESGNIRLMVLGAVREGGAGCACADNAVLKALLNLLLLSPEEDILVDMEAGVEPFGRGTIATVDHLLVVVQPYAGSMETARKIISLAQDLAISGLGVVVNNVNDDDDIAFVEEGLGMRPVGIFPASNEIRRAERAQMPVFCVSDRFKQAAEDLLRKLGAIP
- a CDS encoding YcaO-like family protein, whose protein sequence is MAFLRDSFKESGASIDKAVAPGLTLARVRNLLERFDPPLVEEVRRIDSGRLGIPVYACRYTPFARSITGAHKQMGKGETPEQAEASAVMELVERFSVFSFAARPHDIRTLEDLGEAAIPIEEILSSLPLGAFGHKAVSRLSSILSRIPLPWVSAYAPIQGKKVFLPWSWFWTINEYNGSAAGNTLEEATVQALCEVVERHVSSLIALNGIKTPAIDPASIENPASRSLLQRYRSAGVHVVLKDFSLCMGIPTVGAIAWDPATFPARSEIVSTAGTAPHPERAAIRALTEVAQLAGDFDTDGQYLECGLPKHRTLEEAALLTEATVTVPIQELPSIDSTNFLVEIERAASALALQGLSTYVVDITHPGLGIPCAYVVIPGNRFRERTQEVDCISHAARLACSCPNPDTASSLLKELYDTFPGRSDIPYYMGLLHENSGDPLSALTWHRLAASLAELPREKARIFCHIGNCLQASGDFTEAERALLMSIELDPGLKEAHNLLGYCRYRTGRHYEAIEAFEKAISLDPGSAIDYANIASNLRALGLNGPAIHWYKMALELDPDISWAQEHLAGLLKKNEL
- a CDS encoding TusE/DsrC/DsvC family sulfur relay protein, which encodes MATVEFKGKTFEVDEDGFLTRGMEQWCPEWVDYVKQLEGITELNDDHWKVINVLQDYFKKNGIAPMVRILSKTTGYPLKKIYELFPSGPGKGACKMAGLPKPTGCV
- a CDS encoding YbhB/YbcL family Raf kinase inhibitor-like protein — translated: MKLLSPSFADKARIPSVYTMPAVGGKNVSPALTWSGLPDGTKSLALLVVDPHPVARNWVHWLVVDIPPHIRELPEGASGRSMPNGARELINSFGNRGYGGPQPPTGTGDHPYVFTLYALSVAQIDIGPRPSAKDFHEAIQGHVLASATLTGYFGR
- a CDS encoding phosphoheptose isomerase, coding for MFYRPSRTSPDEKKGILSRFWAQDPSLWSSDPAEQERIRNRLGWISNMAAMRDALSEIEDFSREVMDSGFHRVVLLGMGGSSLCPLILERTFPRKDAFPRLVVLDTTDPDQIEAVQKDGDLATTLFIFASKSGTTIEPNAQFHHFWSMIEGKVPQPGQNFIAITDPGTPLETLAREKGFRKVFLNQPDIGGRYSALSFFGLVPAALLGIDPGRILDRASDMQKRCSSDVTWECNPGCMLAEFLAENALQNRDKLSILADPALSSFGLWLEQLLAESSGKETRGIVPIVGETTGIPGFYGGERMFVYLKLKGTPEEDSLQGFVDELKKAEFPVYVIELEDLIDLGGQFFLWEMATALACHFLAVNAFDEPDVRHAKAKTSQVLEQYAREGKMPVEFWVDPLSGINFRTSAMVAASMKSLSRSIRDMVHVLPSWGYFAFLPYLPEEPGVKEAISEMRHLLRQERGCATTLGFGPRYLHSTGQLHKGGPLSSAFLIFTRKRARDYPLIPGMGISFWHLQFAQAAGDFEALSHMQKRVIHVHFGEDYLLGLQSFAKVFSRAIRL
- a CDS encoding NAD-binding protein encodes the protein MDIGKRFFKILFLILALWVMGVVGYIALEGWGLVDAIFMTAISLTTTGYGEIHPLTPAGKIFTIFLLLFGVGLFVYAIGTLSEAVVEGHIEGYFKKRKMTKTIAALRNHFIVCGYGRIGRVIVETITSGGVPVVVIEKDPVIVKELEKTGILYVEGDATQEDILREAGIERSRGIVCVLHSDADNVYATLTARSLNPGGLIVARASDEKSERRIMQAGADQVISPYQIGARRMALAILKPTVTAFLDLAVQSTALDLAIEQIDISPGSPLSGKSIKDADLRQKTGVTILAVQPPARQMIASPSPDYVIGEGDVIIALGNAEGLAALRNLSSG
- a CDS encoding 5-formyltetrahydrofolate cyclo-ligase; this encodes MLALRDGLSPGERRVLSKRIFLLLKAQEEYARSRLPLLYLSFRSEVCTHDLVRERLASGLPVALPVTDVPSRRIIPYLVTDWDGELVKGAYGILEPNPNKCVPISPQKIDLVVVPGSVFDRSCGRFGYGGGYYDRFLGLEADHALRIGLAYGIQIVDYLPVAPHDVAMDMVITENGVLRCRRSGFSEDSGAV